aaaaaaaatatattccATCCATTACTTAAATAGCTGAGGGAGGCTCTTTTCAAAcatatattttaatttatctATTTTGTATCACATGCGCATTTGTTTCACAAGTTCAATTAAAATTGCTCCAAACACCTCCGAGAACAACCAAAAGCCACAGGtacaagagatttttttttttttccttttttgaggAAAGGTCCAAGAGAAATAAAGCGACTCCTGATCGACAGATTATTACAATTAGCACGTTTCCTTATTATTTATTTGGTTCATGGATATGTGATCCACATTTGCCAAATTTGCCACATAGATAGATACCTTCATCAGCGGCACGGCTTGTGGAATGAATTTGGCAGCCAACTCCCAATATGGAAacttagggataattttagaaacctcccaataaggtttctaaaattaccCCAGGAAATTTATGCACAGGTTAAAGAACTGACATAGGTACACGAGTGCCAATACGAGCATAGGACTATCCACTATAGTTAGACGAATTTGAAACAGTTGATATGAAAATGTGAtgttttctcttatttttttttcattttggtcAATGCAGCGTGTCCCAACTTTGCCAGACTAATCCCTTGCGACCGTACAAAGCCCCATCCAAGAATGCAAAACAGTTTTAACACAATAGGTTGGAACCGGCAATCTAAGGGATACTACTATTGCATGTGATTACCAGTTGAActtcttgttttttttggggggggatATGAATTGTGATATGCTACTCCAATTTTTCAGGTCGGTTAGACAAATCAATAATATTTTACTTTTGCCACTTGAACTTGTAAAAGTGAATTGGATTTCTTGCAATAGTatgcttcaattttttttcgAACAGAGGAGGAGTTGAACTTAAGAAACAGGGAGATGATAGATAAATTTGAATTCGGAACCTCTAACTTCTTGTACCTGTCATTTACATAATTTACTTTAGAATGCAATGTCTAATTGTTTGATTGGGCGCATGTTTCTAATTCCTGTTAAGGCTGAAGTACGGACCAAATTACTTGTTTTTCAATGTCACCTTGATTGATAAAGTATTTCTCATGAATTGATTAGTCTATTAATTGAACTAAGTTTAAGCAAAATTTAGCACTTGATAGATTAAGTTAAAGATTGAAGCTTACATATGAAACATTTAAGTTACTTGGTCTCTAACTTAGAAAAATGAAACATTTATAATGAGGTAGACATATACAATCTTAAGTTCgtttcaaaatataaataattaaaaaatcatTAATCTTAGATACAATAAGAATGTACACACTAACGAGTATATATGCATGTCATGTATGCaagaattttaaataaaattaagtgaCATGTATTGACACCTACTAGGACATTCTATATTATAAGTATCTATTATAAGATTatatctaaaaaaaataaaaaaaaagaacgtTTTATGGATGCAAGCAAATTGTTGATTGTCAATTTGGGCCAGCCACATTTGCGTGTAAATCCATGGGCTGAGCAGATTGGGAATTGACGTATGAACTTGATGATACTCAACCACCTTTTGGACCAGCTTGTCAAACCCAGTTTTATCAATCCAGCAAATCCCAGGTCTGAAAAGTGTTTAGGCCCCTCGAATTCGTCCTCGGTGCGGTTAGATGAATTTGAATATTGTTACAGCTTACGTTTATGGGAAAAATCTTGTCACTTGTCGAATCCAAATGTGGCAATATGACCACATTCAGCCCATTTTCcatattgaattttttttctctataaACTAATGACACACGTTGACTAAGAAAAATATTTACTCCTTCCGTTCCACtttgatataattttttttttaatttcacacagttttagtaaaaatagtTAACTTTATTGAAAGAGTAAATctatcataatttttttttaaaaaaaatatcctTGCATTAATATTAGAAGTATGATTAATCATTATACCTTTACATTAATTACAATAACAATATTATTGGTAAGTTGCACCATTCAAGACATGAATTATACTAGCAAGTATTGAATAAAATAGTTTATACTTCCCGATAACAAAATACAGTAacttaaaaaagggttttttacaTAAATTAAAAGTTAATTGCATCGTTCAATTGAAGAGTGAACTACATTAAAACCAAGAGAGATGCTGCAACAGTACATGTGCAATGCACATGCTCTGAATTCCATATTGATCTCAACTTCCCAAAATTGAAACTGGTGACATTAATCACAGATTATTAGTTTTGTTGTCTTTAAGATTCGCAACAATCACGCAACGCCTTTTTAATTCTGATGCAGTTTTCTTGATTATTCTTAAGTCAATGGTTCTACCTTTCCCAGTCCTAACTATGACATTGAGTTATTATCGACTTCACATGCCTTTGCTGAGTCTTCTTGATTAAGGTGATGTACTAAATGCATGCCCAGTTGgctaatttaatttaaatttttttttggattgatCAGTTTGATTTCATGGACTGATTTGTATTTTTGTTGTGATTGGTGAATGAGGGAAATGACTAGCAAAATCAGTATGGATTATGGAACAAGATAGTGGGATGCAACCACCATCACGATTCGCAAAGGAGCATGCTAGGCGGAATGATGagaagaaaatcaaaggaatcATGAGATGAGAGGGATTATTACTACTGTTActagtatttctttttctctcttattCCTTTCCTTTTAGTAGCTGTAttccttgtttggattgcgattttttgcaaaaaaaaatttacgcGCTTTTCGTAAACACATTtgtcaatcacctttttatcttatatgCATCAAATTACTACGAtgcatttttctacaaaaatttctaaaaatagcaattcaaacggGTATATATAAATGCTGTTAAGTCATGATTAGCATTATCAAAACATTGATAAAGTCATACATGGCAAAGGGCAAATACCATGAAATTTTGCTAAAAAGAAACCTTATCATTTAAAACTGGCTTTACTTTTTGAATCCttactctctttttctttggcATCATTTTCTTTTGAGATGATGCAGTAGGCCATGCAACATGTTTATTCATATTGATCCTTACTTAGCTTAAAAATAAAGTAACATTTGTAATCTTCATCTCCTACATGTGGTTTTTGATATTAGGATTATGGTTTTTACTTTTGCAACttctttgaattttgttttatattAGAAATTCGTATTATACAGAAGCACAAATTATTTTCtgagaaatttttaaaaaaaaggagacTTTGTTGACAGATATGGTAGCATTAATTGGCAAGCTAAATATTTAACTTATGCAGTAATCAGTAACCTCATAGCAATATatctgtaaaaaaaaataaaaattcttttcctctacatgaaaatttttttctaacGGGTGCCGCTTGTTAGATCACTTAAATTATATCTAATTTTGTGTATAATTACAATTATTGCATCTCTGTAGTTAAATACTTTTCGAAAAACTTACATTTGAAACCCTACTTAATTAGGGCACATAGTATTGTTGATGTCAACTAATCAAGTATActtaatatatgtgaaattaaACCTAGTAGCTGGTGACTAATATGTTATTACAACTAATTTACAAATGCTAGCTGgtaattttattttgattttgctTCGAGTGTTTTGACTGATTTTGAGATGGCATAAATGCGCCCAGATCTCCGCGTAAAAGGTGAGGCGCAGGTGGAACCCACCGACCGAAATTAATCAGAACGAGTGGCGCTAAACgcgcttttattttctttttgctccttctctctttctttctccctccCTTTCTTACATTATTGATTTTATTTTAGCCCCCTACAGTAGTAAGAAATTTGAATTGCTCCTGAAAGTGAAAATTTGTAATGTGGCCtataaacaagaaaaactatTCACATGTGGCCCTTGGGATGTTTAAATCAACTAATGTTATATTTGTCCTCAACACCTAACTTAGCTAATAGGGTATTAGCCAACTAACAATAAGTTCTTGATTTTAGTACTACTGTCGCGGCTTATGCATAAATAATACTTTACTTATAGATATCCAAATGTGTCTCAATGGATTTAGATGACCTTTTTTTTCTATCCTTTTATAAGGTTTGGGGTGTTTCTTGAACTCAGAAGgaacaaaaaaatttcaactaTATTGGCACGCTTTATATTTCTACTTCATTAAAGCatgcatttatttattttcttcttgGGGTCAAAATGAAGTATAAGTTTAATGGTGAAAGGTGTTGATGAAgttattttcttaaatgttatgatgaaaatgaagcaaaaacGTGATATTATAAATTCAAGTGAAAGAAAGGCAGTCACAaaattactttaaaatgttACAATTTGCTTAGGCATAATGCATTACTCCTCTTTAATCAACTAGAAAGGACTCTAGAGCTATCAAACAAATTACTTAAGCAAAGTTAGtaactatatttttttttatacttacACACAGAAATGAAAAGTTTCAATTTATTAGACTCTAGATTGCAATTTTTTCACCAAAAACTATGCGAGAGATTAAGATGACAATCATTATATATTCATTTTTGATATTTCAATGTTAATTCATCTTGGGGCTTACAAGTTACAAGTAGAAAGTAAACACAAAAAATTGAAACTATAATTTCATTCGTGTAAAGGACCGACTGAATCGAAATCTTTTCAACTTTAAGGGCTCAATTAAAACTTTTGATTTATTTAAAGGGCCAAAATGCAATTACCCCTTTATTTTTCCTTACTGTTCACTCTCCTGGGGTGTGTCCCACATCGCCATGTGACTCCACTGCTGTGTGCCAGCCCACAAATACGCCTCAATCAATTCCCACACGCAGTCACACGCAAACTTCTCACTGCCCCTCCACCGACGACTCCATCCATTTCCCCCATTATATCATCAGCTTCCACCACTCCTCCATTCATTCCCCAACTCAACTCAACCAAGAAAGAAGAACAAATAGCAGAAGCTTGAGAGTCACTAGTGCTCcctaaagaaaaaggaagatgGCAAAATTGCTTGTGTTGGTTGCTCTCTGTATCCTTCCGGCCATTGCTAGTGCTGCTATTCCTGAACCGTTTACTGTAACTGGAAAGGTCTACTGTGACACTTGCCGTGTTGGTTATGAGACTCCTGCCACCACATATCTCCCTGGTAAGCCTAGCCCTTCACattttcactcattttctcttttcttgtatGGTTTCTCTGTGCTAGCAATTGTGGGTTTAGCTTTAATTGTTAGATCTTGTGGACAGAATCTTCAGATCTCGTGTGTAATGTCTGGATGCTTTGATGTCAGTAAGGATCTAAATGTTCGAGTAGTTCTGAACTAATCCGTTGGATTCTATGGggggcttttttttttgggttagttTGGCCTGAAATGGTGTCCTGATTCTGCTTAAGTAGTATGATtctgtatatatatttttttcacttttttaatGGTATTGTTAGGAGAAGTGACTTGCCTGCCGTAGTTTTTGACATGTCCAAAACAGACAAATGGTAGTACTTTGACAGGAGTTGTGGACTTGTCTAGTGCAGTGTTTGCTTgttttgattttcaaaatatagcTTCTATACGTCCATAGTCTATTCTTGGTTTTGTTGACAAAGTGAAAATGCATTTGGAGCCCTCAGGTCATTTGATTTATCCTGATAGTTTTGTTTATTCAAATTGGATTTTGTAGCATGCCAATGATAAATTTGCTGATGTCTTTGGAGGGTCATCAGTTTTGGTTTTGGATCTGTGATATAGGAATTGGAATTCTTGTTTGTACCACTACCAGAAGATTTATAAGTATTTAGGTTCCCTGAGAGTCATAGCATATGAGGTAGCTAGGCATACTAAAACACAAGTAAGCGAACTCGTCAAACAAAAAGGTTATGTCTATGCCTGATTAGGCCTTTCACCTGAGAATAGCTACCAAATGTAAGAAATTTGTGTTAAAAGACATTTGAAGTATCCCATTATCTTCTTGGCAGGTTGCATTGTGAAACTTGTGTGCAAAAAGAGGGATAATCCAGACCAAATCACATTCACCAAAGAGGCTACGACCGACTCTACTGGAAAATATGAAATGCAGGTGGCATATGACGCTGGGGATGATATTTGTGAAATGGAACATGTCAAGAGCTCAGACCCTACATGCGCAACTCCTAATGCTGGCCGTGACCACGCCCGCATTTGCCTCACCCGCAACAATGGCATGGTCTCCAATGTCCGTCATGCCAATAACATTGGCTACTTCCGCGATGTGCCGTTGGCTAGATGCCCACAAATCCTCCAGCGATATCAGGATGCGGAGTCAGATTAAGGCCAATGTCATATTGCTCTTTTGATTAGCCTTTATTTTTGCTACAATCTTAGTAGGACTGATACGTTGTTGTGATAATTTGGTGCTATTGGCATCTATAGAATTTGTTTTCCATTGTTCTTGGATGATGGTGTTGTGTCGTTTAACTCTATTATGATTAATTTAATGCTTCATTACATGGTCATTCTGTTGTGGCTTTCCAGTATTGGATTGTTTCTTTATATTTTCTCTTTGTTCCCTCTTGCTGATTGCTGATTGAGTTTTAGCATAAGCTTTTTCATACTTTTGAAGGTTGGAATAAAAGATCAAATTCTGCtgaatcatttcaaacctttgagTTGGTCATAGTTCTGGCTAGACCATTTTATcatgtccaaattcagaaagttttttcttttcttttctgctaGACCCTCTTCCCTCAATGTTCATCTCTATTTGCCCTTGGTGCATTGGGATTCTGTGGTTTTGTACATTTTCTGGGCattatttgaccaaaatttctcaGCCTAGGATTAGGCTCGATGTTTCATCAATTAATTCAGTGCACAGATAACACTGTGATGTTCTTAAATTAAAAAGGATAAGATGGTCAGCAACTGGTTTCGTTAAGTTCTGCCAACAAGTGTGTAAACAATCACAATATGAGCAAAAAACTGAAGTAAACAAGTTGTACTTGCCTTACATACATGTCTTTACAAATTTGTGGAAACAATAATAGCTACCGCAGGGAACTGATAAAGGAGGACAACACAGTAGGAATTTCATCAAGCCAATTCACCAAAACATTGAGAAAAAGGATTCTGGCCGGGATGTTGTCGATTAAATTTTGATCTGGACTTTACTAGCTGTTAAGACATTGGACATGGGGGAATACACACATCAGTTATCCCTTCCAACATTGAGATAATATTCTTCATTGATGGGCGAAGAGCTGGTTCATCTTGAATACACCATAGTGCCACCATGGCCATTCTCTCGAATGCATTCTTATCCGTAGAATCATCATCCATAAGTTTGTCCAGCTCCCTGGCTGCAAAGCAGTTATAAGCCCAGGATGGTAGGTGAGTTTCTTCTGGTCGTGATAAATTGACTTGAATGTGTCTTCTGCGGCATATAATTTCCAGCAAAACAATCCCATAACTATAGATATCAACCTTCAGAGTGATGGCAGTTTTTGTCTTCCATTCTGGTGCCATGTATCCCAATGTTCCCCTTTCTCCTGTGAAGGTTCTTGTTTGATCCGGTTGGAGCAACTTAGCCAAGCCGAAGTCACTGATTTTAGCTGTCCAGGATTCATCAAGCAAAATGTTCTGAGGCTTTATGTCACAATGTATTATAGGAGCTTCACATCCCTGGTGGAGATAGCAGATCCCTCTTGCAACGTCAAGTGCTATCCTTACTCTCTCATTCCAGTCTAGGCGCCCCTTTGTCCGGAAGAGAAGATCTGCGAGGGAACCATGGCTCATGTATTCGTATACCAAAAGCCTCTTGGAGCCGTCGGCGCAGAAGCCAAGCAAGCGAACCAAATTTTTGTGACGAGCTCTGCCAATCACCCTCATTTCTGCTTTGAACTCCCTCTCGCCCTCCTCAACTACCTTCTCCAATCTTTTTACTGCCACAAAGCTTCTATTGTCAAAAGTTCCTTTATAGACTGCCCCAAAAGAGCCCTTTCCTaactctttctctttcttaaaGCCGTTGGTTGCCCTCTTCAGCTCATTATAAGTGAATACTCGAATGGTGAATTCCTTAGTCAAGCCAGTTCTTCCTGTGTCCAAAAGCTTCTTGTACTTCATAAGGCGGAATTTGAATGTGAAAATGCCAGAGAGGGCAAGAGCAGCACTTGAATAggcaaaaaatcctaaacttAAGCCAAGAATCAGCGTCCACGGGGTTTAACATATCCATCTCTTGCTTCTCCAGTGATTTTCTTCACTTTTAAAAAACTATGATTGAGATAGAAGTATTATCAAATTCTACTGTAGCTTAATGGAAGAGCATATTTCCGACATAAGTCCTGTGACTCGTCAAAAAATGCAGCATCACAATCACAGTCCTCCAAGCAAGATTGAAGGCATTCTTCTTTCCCTAACATCTTTTCAGAGCTGTAAAGTCGTAAATGTCACCGTATTCTTTCCCCCCAATGCACACTGCTCCAGTGGAGTTCCTTTGACAGCCACTAGGGAAATCTGCTACATTCTCGGTACCTGGTAGACAATTGCAATGGGAGTGATTGTTGGACCTGGTGCAATAGGCGTTGACACCACAAAAACTGCTCACATCACACAAATCATCGATTGCTTGCCACACCACAGTTGTAGATTTGTTGGTTGTATTCAGGGAATGAGAATACAAGACTAAATTTCCATCAAAACCAAGGTTTAATCG
This sequence is a window from Coffea eugenioides isolate CCC68of chromosome 7, Ceug_1.0, whole genome shotgun sequence. Protein-coding genes within it:
- the LOC113777751 gene encoding major pollen allergen Lol p 11-like, whose amino-acid sequence is MAKLLVLVALCILPAIASAAIPEPFTVTGKVYCDTCRVGYETPATTYLPGCIVKLVCKKRDNPDQITFTKEATTDSTGKYEMQVAYDAGDDICEMEHVKSSDPTCATPNAGRDHARICLTRNNGMVSNVRHANNIGYFRDVPLARCPQILQRYQDAESD